Proteins co-encoded in one Chroicocephalus ridibundus chromosome 28, bChrRid1.1, whole genome shotgun sequence genomic window:
- the LOC134507897 gene encoding killer cell lectin-like receptor subfamily F member 1: protein MEDEDGYMVLDKRGAVGSPRPLRDAVLHQQLENPGSHKNVSGNVGDGNTSLGNVCSELREDLCLSNLQEGEGCMLCPTNWMLRGTKCYWVSTGINPWSASREDCVKRGAKLLMLGDQDELDFLNKIPRKPAGYFWIGLYAGDGWTWLNGSRLDPSRFQLRPPAEGGSCGVIKEGRISPESCGSALQWICQKAATQL from the exons ATGGAGGACGAGGACGGCTACATGGTCTTAGACaagcggggggctgtggggagcccacGTCCCCTCCGGGATGCAG TTCTCCACCAGCAGTTGGAGAACCCAGGAAGCCACAAGAACGTGAGTGGGAATGTAGGAGATGGCAACACCAGCCTGGGGAACGTCTGCTCGGAGCTGAGGGAAGATCTCTGCTTGTCGAATCTACAAG AGGGCGAGGGGTGCATGCTCTGCCCCACAAACTGGATGCTGCGTGGGACCAAGTGCTATTGGGTGTCCACTGGGATCAACCCTTGGAGCGCCAGCCGGGAGGACTGTGTGAAGCGAGGTGCCAAGCTGCTGATGCTGGGGGACCAGGATGAGCTG GATTTCCTAAATAAAATCCCCCGTAAACCCGCCGGCTACTTCTGGATCGGGCTCTACGCCGGGGACGGCTGGACCTGGCTGAACGGCTCCCGCCTGGACCCGAGCCG GTTCCAGCTGCGCCCCCCGGCTGAAGGCGGCTCCTGCGGGGTGATCAAGGAGGGCAGGatcagccccgagagctgcggctCGGCGTTGCAGTGGATCTGCCAGAAAGCAGCCACCCAGCTCTGA